From a region of the Aeoliella mucimassa genome:
- a CDS encoding S41 family peptidase encodes MSRRNLAWLLLSVVFCLLCYYRGDQDPYARYALEGYKMIDRMAYEEVPDRELFEGAMRGMVDVLHRKGDEHSAFLPEQSAKRMQSQIAQEIDGVGVILHVDGEPPMLKVAGPPLPGKPADRAGVRENDAILAIDGKLLGEMSVRELQLAIDMIRGRAGESLELTVLHEGENEPETLTLVRERIEIDSLRGDRLLPDYTWQYLLDDDSRIALVRLVTFGIKSSGELEKLLPKLKAQGMQAMILDLRTNPGGVLGGAVETCELFLPANELVVETRDRLDRVRASDYTSADGPYVDLPLVVLIDHNSASASEIVAACLQDHKQAVVIGERSYGKGTVQELHPMQAGRSTLKLTCASFWRPSGKNIHRLNPDRQAALVDDNWGVSPNEGFTVPMSEVEYERLLKARAKRDVTVYHPETPPSDDELLFYDPVVETAVAYFQELLDRLPEESLDPPATTQPSESAEPLAP; translated from the coding sequence AGATGATCGACCGCATGGCGTACGAAGAGGTACCCGACCGCGAGCTGTTCGAAGGGGCCATGCGGGGCATGGTGGATGTGCTGCATCGCAAGGGGGACGAGCACTCGGCTTTTCTACCAGAACAAAGCGCGAAGCGCATGCAGTCGCAGATTGCGCAAGAGATCGACGGAGTCGGAGTGATTCTGCACGTCGACGGCGAGCCCCCCATGCTCAAAGTGGCCGGACCACCGCTACCGGGAAAACCAGCCGACCGTGCGGGCGTGCGCGAGAACGATGCCATCCTGGCGATCGACGGCAAGCTGCTCGGCGAGATGTCGGTCAGAGAACTCCAACTAGCGATCGACATGATTCGCGGCCGCGCTGGGGAGTCGCTCGAACTAACCGTGCTGCACGAAGGGGAAAACGAACCCGAGACACTCACGCTGGTTCGCGAGCGGATCGAAATCGACTCGCTCCGTGGCGATCGCCTGCTGCCCGACTATACCTGGCAATACCTGCTCGACGACGACTCGAGAATCGCCTTGGTGCGGCTCGTGACATTCGGCATTAAATCGTCGGGCGAGCTCGAGAAGCTGCTCCCCAAACTCAAAGCTCAAGGCATGCAGGCTATGATCCTCGACCTGCGAACCAACCCAGGCGGCGTGCTCGGCGGTGCGGTGGAGACCTGCGAGCTGTTCCTGCCGGCCAACGAGTTGGTGGTGGAGACCCGCGACCGACTAGACCGAGTGCGGGCGAGCGACTACACGAGCGCCGATGGCCCTTACGTCGACTTGCCACTGGTGGTGCTGATCGACCACAACAGCGCGAGCGCCAGCGAGATCGTGGCCGCCTGCCTGCAGGACCATAAGCAAGCCGTTGTGATCGGCGAGCGAAGCTACGGCAAAGGAACCGTGCAGGAGCTGCATCCCATGCAAGCGGGCCGCAGCACGTTGAAGCTCACCTGCGCGAGCTTCTGGCGTCCGAGCGGCAAGAACATCCATCGGCTGAACCCCGATCGTCAGGCCGCGCTGGTCGACGACAACTGGGGCGTGTCGCCGAACGAAGGGTTCACGGTGCCGATGTCGGAAGTGGAATACGAGCGGCTGCTCAAAGCCCGCGCAAAACGCGACGTCACGGTCTATCATCCCGAGACTCCCCCTTCGGACGACGAGCTGCTGTTCTACGACCCCGTGGTCGAGACAGCCGTGGCTTACTTCCAGGAACTACTCGACCGCTTGCCGGAAGAATCGCTGGATCCACCCGCTACGACGCAGCCCAGCGAGTCGGCCGAACCGCTAGCACCCTAA
- a CDS encoding bifunctional folylpolyglutamate synthase/dihydrofolate synthase, giving the protein MNEPASTPEPTTRRDLAVEWLLGRINYERVRHVPYGERQLKLDRMRQFVTALGSPDTAAPIVHIAGTKGKGSTAAMIAAMLTAAGYRVGVFSSPHLERLEERFAINGVPIPGETLADLVDQLRPMVDEFDRRAASTDDDEGLTFFDITTALALVYFAQQQCDAMVLEVGLGGRLDSTNVCLPAVSVITSISLDHTRQLGNTLASIAGEKAGIIKSGVPVVSGVVLDEPREVIAEVAREHGCRLIQCGEQFHYQYHGQCFDYLVDGAPLLTDVELSLAGVHQTANAAVALATIDELVKQGWHVPEQPRRAALANLQLAGRIELIAAKPLVVIDTAHNEASARALAGTLLDRREQPRTLIVACSRDKDVAAIARELLPAFERVLVTEYLSNPRTVPHEELRQVFGELATEQHTLELLETPTQAWQRALEVTPPEGLVAIAGSFFLAAELRPLVREQLLAGERSTIE; this is encoded by the coding sequence ATGAACGAGCCCGCCTCTACGCCTGAACCGACGACGCGCCGCGACTTGGCGGTGGAGTGGTTGTTGGGTCGTATCAATTATGAGCGGGTGCGGCACGTACCGTACGGCGAGCGGCAACTGAAGCTCGACCGCATGCGGCAGTTCGTCACCGCGCTGGGTAGCCCCGACACGGCGGCCCCGATCGTGCACATCGCAGGCACCAAGGGCAAAGGCTCGACCGCTGCGATGATTGCCGCCATGTTGACGGCGGCCGGATACCGCGTGGGGGTGTTCAGCTCGCCCCATTTGGAGCGATTGGAAGAGCGGTTTGCGATTAACGGGGTGCCGATTCCCGGCGAAACGTTGGCCGACCTGGTGGATCAACTGCGGCCGATGGTCGACGAGTTCGATCGCCGCGCGGCATCGACCGACGATGACGAAGGGCTGACGTTCTTCGACATCACCACCGCCTTGGCCCTGGTGTACTTTGCGCAGCAACAGTGCGACGCGATGGTGCTCGAGGTCGGACTCGGTGGGCGGCTCGATTCGACGAATGTCTGCTTGCCTGCGGTGAGCGTGATCACCAGCATCAGCCTCGACCACACCCGACAACTCGGCAACACCCTGGCGAGCATCGCTGGCGAGAAGGCTGGCATCATCAAGTCGGGCGTGCCGGTGGTCTCGGGCGTCGTTCTCGACGAACCGCGCGAAGTGATTGCCGAGGTCGCCCGCGAGCATGGTTGCCGGCTCATTCAGTGCGGCGAGCAATTCCACTACCAGTACCACGGGCAGTGCTTCGACTACCTGGTGGACGGCGCACCGCTACTCACCGACGTGGAGCTTTCGCTGGCCGGCGTGCATCAAACAGCCAACGCAGCAGTAGCGCTGGCCACGATCGACGAACTGGTAAAGCAAGGCTGGCACGTGCCGGAGCAGCCGCGCCGCGCGGCGCTGGCCAACCTGCAGTTGGCCGGGCGGATCGAGCTGATTGCTGCCAAGCCGTTGGTGGTGATCGACACCGCCCACAACGAAGCAAGCGCTCGCGCCCTGGCAGGCACGTTGCTCGACCGTCGCGAGCAACCTCGCACGCTGATCGTCGCTTGCAGCCGCGACAAAGACGTGGCGGCCATCGCTCGTGAGCTGCTGCCCGCTTTCGAGCGGGTGCTTGTGACCGAGTACCTATCGAACCCCCGCACGGTGCCGCACGAGGAACTGCGGCAAGTATTCGGCGAGCTGGCAACCGAGCAGCACACACTGGAGCTGTTGGAAACCCCCACCCAAGCCTGGCAGCGGGCGCTGGAAGTCACCCCGCCGGAGGGATTGGTAGCCATCGCTGGTTCGTTCTTCCTGGCGGCCGAGTTGCGACCGTTGGTTCGCGAGCAGCTACTGGCCGGTGAGCGATCAACGATTGAGTAG
- a CDS encoding NAD(P)-dependent oxidoreductase, whose product MDIAPDSTRIGWIGTGVMGASMCGHLLAAGYRCTVFNRTRAKAEPLLASGAEWADTPRAVAEAADVVFSIVGMPEDVRNVLIEGDDCALAGAKPGTVLVDMTTSQPSLAIEIAELAAKQDVTSIDAPVSGGDVGAKNAALSIMIGGDATTVQQLEPLWSLMGKTWVHQGGPGAGQHTKMVNQTLIATNMIGVCEALVYGYQAGLDLPTVMQSVSSGAAGSWSLSNLGPRMIENNFDPGFFIEHFLKDLGIVLDEARQMKLSLPGVALAEQLYRAAAAQGHSKDGTHALMLAIAQLSAIDWNNR is encoded by the coding sequence ATGGATATCGCTCCCGACTCGACTCGTATTGGATGGATCGGCACCGGCGTCATGGGTGCGAGCATGTGTGGCCATTTGCTCGCAGCCGGGTATCGCTGCACGGTCTTCAACCGCACCCGGGCGAAGGCCGAACCGCTGCTCGCCAGCGGTGCCGAGTGGGCCGACACGCCGCGCGCGGTGGCCGAAGCCGCCGACGTGGTGTTCTCGATCGTCGGCATGCCCGAAGACGTGCGAAACGTGCTGATCGAAGGGGATGATTGCGCGCTCGCGGGAGCCAAGCCGGGAACGGTACTGGTCGACATGACCACCAGCCAGCCTTCGCTCGCCATCGAGATTGCCGAACTGGCTGCCAAGCAAGACGTCACCAGCATCGACGCACCGGTCTCGGGGGGCGACGTTGGTGCCAAGAACGCCGCGCTGTCGATCATGATCGGCGGCGACGCCACTACAGTCCAACAACTCGAACCGCTCTGGTCGCTCATGGGAAAAACGTGGGTTCACCAAGGAGGCCCCGGCGCCGGGCAGCATACCAAGATGGTGAACCAAACACTGATCGCCACCAACATGATCGGCGTGTGCGAAGCCTTGGTCTACGGCTACCAGGCAGGGCTCGACCTGCCGACGGTCATGCAATCGGTCTCCAGTGGAGCGGCCGGCAGTTGGTCGCTGTCGAACCTCGGCCCTCGGATGATCGAAAACAACTTCGATCCCGGCTTCTTCATCGAACACTTTCTCAAAGACCTCGGCATCGTGCTCGACGAAGCCCGGCAAATGAAGCTATCGCTTCCCGGCGTCGCCCTGGCCGAACAACTCTACCGAGCAGCGGCCGCCCAAGGGCACTCCAAAGATGGCACCCACGCACTGATGCTCGCCATCGCCCAACTATCGGCCATCGACTGGAATAACCGCTAG
- a CDS encoding putative signal transducing protein, whose translation MADPEDPYVVTHAHSVMEAAPIVAALERAGIKATTNNAESATILPEAMGEVEIVVATRDAPRAETLLQLIEEHGTDVDWDQVDVGEPEE comes from the coding sequence ATGGCCGATCCCGAAGATCCTTATGTTGTGACCCATGCCCATTCCGTGATGGAAGCCGCACCCATTGTGGCCGCGCTCGAGCGTGCCGGCATCAAAGCGACGACCAACAACGCCGAGTCGGCCACGATTCTTCCCGAAGCCATGGGCGAGGTCGAAATCGTCGTCGCCACGCGCGATGCTCCCCGGGCCGAAACCTTGTTGCAGCTGATCGAAGAACATGGCACCGATGTCGATTGGGATCAAGTCGACGTCGGCGAGCCCGAAGAGTAA
- a CDS encoding RDD family protein, producing MPDPHHQIDTHIRVVTPENIGFEYRVASPFERLIAYLLDTLVMGITIFLLSLIIMFTTGMVGLPEVGMGAWLIVTFLITWFYGGFFETYMNGQTPGKRAMGLRVVRTNGGPINAGQAVLRNFLRVADGLPTWSIFIPTYLVGLVATSLNTRYQRLGDLACGTMVIVEERTLASRFNEMKDVMLTPIENMLPLDAMPSRSLAKAISQYVDRRRYFGPARRAEIARHVGEVFAEKYNLPQGIDYDALLCVLYRRTFLSHQEEELVEELPLPPPPRPITGPNVPRDFEIPQAPTQ from the coding sequence TTGCCTGATCCACACCACCAGATCGATACCCACATTCGTGTTGTTACGCCCGAGAACATTGGGTTCGAATACCGCGTCGCCAGTCCATTCGAGCGACTGATAGCGTATTTGCTCGATACGTTGGTGATGGGGATCACCATCTTTCTGCTGTCGCTGATCATCATGTTTACGACCGGCATGGTGGGGTTGCCCGAAGTGGGCATGGGCGCCTGGCTGATTGTTACCTTTCTGATCACCTGGTTCTATGGTGGGTTCTTCGAAACCTACATGAACGGACAAACCCCTGGCAAACGTGCCATGGGACTCCGCGTGGTCCGCACCAATGGTGGGCCGATCAACGCGGGGCAAGCAGTGCTGCGAAACTTCCTGCGGGTCGCCGATGGTTTGCCGACCTGGTCGATCTTCATCCCCACGTACCTGGTGGGTCTCGTGGCTACCTCGCTCAACACCCGCTATCAGCGACTCGGCGATCTGGCATGCGGCACCATGGTGATCGTCGAAGAGCGGACACTCGCTTCGCGCTTCAACGAGATGAAAGACGTGATGCTCACCCCAATCGAGAACATGCTGCCGCTCGATGCGATGCCGAGTCGCTCGCTGGCCAAGGCGATCTCGCAGTACGTCGACCGCCGACGCTACTTCGGACCCGCGCGGCGAGCCGAGATTGCTCGCCATGTCGGTGAAGTGTTCGCCGAAAAATACAACTTGCCGCAAGGCATCGATTACGACGCGCTGCTGTGCGTGCTGTATCGTCGCACGTTCCTCTCGCACCAGGAAGAAGAACTGGTCGAGGAACTTCCCCTGCCGCCGCCACCCCGGCCGATCACTGGGCCGAACGTCCCGCGCGATTTCGAAATCCCTCAGGCGCCAACTCAGTAA
- a CDS encoding glycosyltransferase family 2 protein has translation MADTLELTAPTTTRTPSTDFPVLDRLKAAEQAIRECMASVQGEPDVSLVQPVTETLELSVVMPCLNEEDTLGICIEKAQRAMREHQIRGEVIVADNGSTDRSIEIATELGARVVNVEAKGYGNALMGGIEAARGQYVIMGDADDSYDFLEIPKFVDQLRNGHDLVQGCRLPSGGGTVLPGAMPPLHRWWGNPMFTWMVRNMFSAPVHDVYCGLRGFTREHYDRLDLRSTGMEFATEMIIKSSLFQADIAEVPTTLHPDGRKAHAPHLRTFRDGWRTLRFFLMYSPRWCFLVPGVLLAVLGILGYALALPATQVAGVTLDAHTLLVASLAMLVGTQLVQLALFAKTFAISERLVPESPKMRWFRQVATLERGLVSGLALAAGGTALIGVAFASWQAVDFGALDYATTMRWVIPGVTAVALGCQTMFASFFLSVLRMARK, from the coding sequence ATGGCTGATACACTCGAACTCACTGCCCCCACGACAACCCGCACCCCTTCGACCGATTTCCCGGTTCTCGACCGGCTCAAGGCAGCTGAGCAGGCGATTCGCGAATGCATGGCCAGCGTGCAAGGCGAGCCCGATGTTTCGCTCGTGCAGCCGGTGACCGAGACGCTGGAGCTATCGGTCGTGATGCCCTGCTTGAACGAAGAAGACACTCTAGGCATCTGCATCGAAAAAGCCCAGCGGGCGATGCGTGAGCATCAAATCCGCGGCGAGGTAATCGTCGCCGACAACGGCAGTACCGACCGCAGCATCGAAATCGCTACCGAGCTCGGCGCCCGCGTCGTGAACGTCGAGGCCAAAGGCTACGGCAACGCCCTGATGGGTGGCATCGAAGCAGCCCGCGGTCAGTACGTGATCATGGGCGACGCCGACGACAGCTACGATTTTCTCGAGATCCCCAAGTTCGTCGACCAACTCCGCAACGGGCACGACCTCGTGCAGGGGTGCCGACTGCCGTCGGGTGGCGGAACCGTGCTGCCGGGGGCGATGCCTCCGCTGCATCGCTGGTGGGGCAATCCGATGTTTACCTGGATGGTCCGCAACATGTTCTCGGCTCCTGTGCACGACGTGTACTGTGGGCTTCGTGGATTCACTCGCGAACACTACGACCGACTCGACCTACGTTCGACCGGCATGGAGTTCGCCACCGAAATGATTATTAAGAGCAGCCTGTTCCAGGCCGACATCGCCGAGGTGCCGACCACGCTGCACCCCGATGGTCGCAAGGCCCACGCGCCGCACCTGCGGACGTTCCGCGACGGTTGGCGCACCCTGCGGTTCTTCTTGATGTACAGCCCCCGCTGGTGCTTCCTGGTGCCCGGCGTCCTGCTGGCGGTGCTCGGCATCTTGGGCTACGCCCTGGCATTGCCGGCCACGCAGGTTGCCGGCGTGACGCTCGACGCTCACACCTTGCTGGTCGCCAGCCTGGCGATGCTCGTTGGCACCCAGTTGGTGCAGCTGGCTTTGTTCGCCAAGACATTTGCGATTAGCGAACGCCTGGTACCCGAGAGTCCCAAGATGCGGTGGTTCCGTCAGGTGGCCACCCTCGAACGAGGTTTGGTATCCGGACTCGCGCTGGCCGCTGGGGGAACTGCGTTGATCGGAGTCGCGTTCGCCAGTTGGCAAGCGGTCGACTTCGGAGCGCTCGACTATGCGACCACCATGCGGTGGGTAATTCCCGGCGTTACCGCGGTAGCCTTGGGTTGCCAGACGATGTTCGCGAGTTTCTTCCTGAGCGTGCTGCGAATGGCTCGCAAGTAA
- a CDS encoding L-serine ammonia-lyase — MLSILDFFTIGIGPSSSHSVGPMRAAKSFVDHLTAAGVLERVEQVEVTLYGSLALTGKGHGTDKAVMLGLAGETPDGVDVDSIEPKLAAVASSKQLHLGGTRLLAFNPEKQLKFDRKTKCRVHPNQMRLVAHDAAGTLLAEEVVYSVGGGFVLTAADIEAAQVDSSPVADDRPFPFRTGVELFEHCQSEGSSVSRIVMANELHTRSEAELRDGVMQRWQVMQECVKRGCRCEGILPGGLKVRRRAPALYQKLKSRHETTDPLAALDWVDLYALAVNEENAAGSRVVTAPTNGAAGIIPAVLHYFMKFGREATDDDVVRFFLVAGAMAMLYKENASISGAEVGCQGEVGVAASMAAAALTEVQGGSVAQVLQAAEIAMEHHLGLTCDPIGGLVQVPCIERNAVASVTAINSSRLALAGDGSHRVSLDKVIATMRRTGADMSAKYKETARGGLAIEVNVIEC, encoded by the coding sequence ATGCTCAGCATTCTCGATTTCTTTACGATTGGTATCGGCCCTTCCAGCTCGCACAGCGTCGGGCCGATGCGGGCGGCCAAGTCGTTTGTCGACCATCTTACCGCAGCCGGGGTGCTGGAGCGGGTCGAGCAGGTCGAAGTTACACTCTATGGCTCGCTGGCCCTTACAGGCAAGGGGCACGGCACCGACAAGGCGGTGATGCTCGGCCTGGCGGGCGAAACCCCCGACGGGGTCGACGTCGACTCGATCGAGCCGAAGCTGGCCGCGGTGGCCAGTAGCAAGCAATTGCACCTCGGCGGCACCCGACTGCTAGCGTTCAACCCTGAAAAACAGTTGAAATTCGACCGTAAGACCAAATGCCGGGTGCATCCGAACCAGATGCGGCTGGTGGCCCACGACGCGGCCGGAACCCTGCTTGCCGAGGAGGTGGTGTACTCCGTCGGCGGCGGCTTCGTGCTGACCGCGGCCGACATCGAGGCCGCCCAGGTCGATTCGTCCCCCGTGGCCGACGACCGCCCGTTCCCGTTCCGCACAGGGGTCGAACTGTTTGAGCATTGCCAGTCGGAGGGATCGTCGGTCAGCCGCATCGTGATGGCCAACGAGCTGCACACCCGCAGCGAAGCTGAACTGCGCGATGGAGTCATGCAGCGGTGGCAGGTAATGCAGGAATGCGTGAAACGCGGGTGCCGGTGCGAAGGCATCCTGCCCGGTGGGCTGAAAGTTCGCCGCCGCGCGCCGGCCCTGTACCAGAAGCTCAAGTCGCGGCACGAAACCACCGATCCGCTGGCCGCGCTCGACTGGGTCGACCTGTACGCCCTGGCGGTGAACGAAGAGAACGCGGCCGGCAGCCGAGTGGTCACCGCCCCCACGAACGGCGCGGCCGGCATCATTCCCGCGGTGCTGCACTACTTCATGAAGTTTGGCCGCGAGGCCACCGACGACGACGTGGTGCGATTCTTCCTGGTCGCCGGAGCGATGGCCATGCTGTATAAGGAGAACGCTTCGATCTCCGGCGCGGAAGTCGGCTGCCAGGGCGAGGTCGGCGTGGCCGCCTCGATGGCCGCGGCCGCGCTCACCGAGGTCCAGGGAGGTTCGGTCGCCCAGGTGCTACAGGCCGCCGAGATTGCCATGGAGCATCACCTGGGTCTCACCTGCGATCCCATCGGTGGACTGGTGCAGGTACCGTGCATCGAACGCAACGCGGTCGCCTCGGTGACTGCGATCAATAGCTCGCGACTCGCTTTGGCAGGCGACGGGAGCCATCGCGTGTCGCTCGATAAAGTCATCGCGACGATGCGGCGGACCGGCGCGGACATGTCGGCCAAGTACAAGGAAACCGCCCGCGGCGGCCTGGCGATCGAAGTGAACGTGATTGAGTGCTAG
- a CDS encoding SMP-30/gluconolactonase/LRE family protein translates to MRIELLAATFILCCVAPTWSLAQQDVSPIETIGTIEILDPAADSLIDSEAKIERLATGFKWSEGPVWISEGGFLVFSDVPQNTVFKWQEGKGLGVYLKPSGYTGEPIENREPGSNGLALDGEGRLLLCQHGDHRVAMMDAPVTSPEPKFITIAGDIDGKTFNSPNDLTVHSSGAIYFTDPPYGRPQGFDDPDRPLDYQGVYRVMPGEPAQLMTKELRAPNGIALSPDEKTLYVAQSDRDRPLYMAYPVQDDGTLGTGRVLLNVKRLADERPGSADGMKLDSNGNLFATGPGGVLIISPEGKHLATISTGDRIANCAFGDDGHTLYMTSNHDLCRVRVKAKGLGF, encoded by the coding sequence ATGCGTATTGAGCTACTTGCGGCCACGTTCATCCTCTGTTGCGTCGCTCCGACTTGGAGCCTGGCCCAACAAGATGTTTCCCCGATCGAAACCATCGGCACCATCGAGATCCTCGACCCGGCGGCCGATTCACTCATCGACTCCGAAGCCAAGATCGAACGACTCGCGACCGGTTTCAAGTGGAGCGAAGGACCTGTTTGGATCAGCGAGGGTGGCTTCCTTGTCTTCTCCGACGTGCCGCAGAACACTGTGTTCAAATGGCAAGAAGGCAAGGGACTCGGTGTTTACCTGAAACCTTCCGGCTACACCGGCGAGCCGATCGAGAATCGCGAACCGGGCTCCAACGGCTTGGCCCTCGATGGCGAAGGGCGACTGCTGCTTTGCCAGCATGGCGACCATCGTGTCGCGATGATGGACGCGCCGGTCACGAGCCCCGAGCCCAAGTTCATCACCATCGCTGGCGACATCGACGGCAAAACGTTCAACAGCCCGAACGACCTTACCGTGCATTCGTCGGGAGCGATCTACTTTACCGATCCCCCGTACGGTCGGCCTCAAGGCTTCGACGATCCCGATCGCCCGCTCGACTACCAAGGGGTCTATCGCGTGATGCCGGGCGAGCCAGCCCAACTGATGACCAAAGAACTGCGGGCGCCGAATGGCATTGCCTTGTCGCCCGACGAAAAAACGCTGTACGTCGCCCAGAGCGATCGCGACCGTCCTTTGTACATGGCTTATCCCGTGCAGGACGATGGCACGCTGGGTACCGGGCGCGTGCTGCTGAACGTCAAACGCCTGGCCGACGAACGTCCCGGTAGCGCCGATGGCATGAAGCTCGACTCCAACGGCAACCTGTTTGCCACCGGCCCGGGCGGCGTGCTCATCATCTCGCCCGAGGGCAAGCACCTGGCGACCATCAGCACCGGCGATCGCATTGCCAACTGCGCGTTCGGCGACGATGGTCACACGTTGTACATGACCTCGAACCACGACCTTTGCCGGGTGCGAGTCAAGGCCAAGGGGCTCGGCTTCTAG
- a CDS encoding stage II sporulation protein M, which produces MKAAELIESRMADWRKLEQACLRLESSDSYKLKAQHRLEFATLYRAACADLALADSYQLPIATVRYLHQLVGRAHNQLYRTGRFEVSQWSDELFRKVPRRLFHDQYLRVAFAIFWGGFLLAMFLSSKWTPVHNFKEIVMTPDQMAALEASFSQEIGGQGRASGGEAMMMGFYINHNTTIGLRCFAMGLLLGIGGLFETIFNSIYLGAAFGHMTTVPQADNFFQFVTAHGPFELTAIVLSAAAGMRLGFSIVFTRGYRRVDSLIRAAIESIPIMMLAVVMFFLAAIIEGFLSPSPAPYAFKAAVAMISSMSIMFYIVVLGYSSEPLEDEQ; this is translated from the coding sequence GTGAAAGCTGCCGAACTCATCGAATCGCGAATGGCCGACTGGCGGAAGCTCGAGCAAGCTTGCTTGCGGCTCGAGAGTTCCGACAGCTATAAGCTGAAGGCCCAGCACCGGCTGGAGTTCGCTACGTTGTACCGAGCTGCTTGTGCCGATCTGGCGCTGGCCGACTCGTACCAGTTGCCAATCGCGACGGTTCGCTATCTGCACCAACTCGTCGGTCGAGCGCATAACCAGCTCTATCGCACGGGGCGCTTTGAAGTATCGCAGTGGAGCGACGAACTGTTTCGCAAAGTGCCCAGGCGGTTGTTTCACGACCAGTACCTGCGGGTAGCGTTCGCCATTTTTTGGGGTGGTTTTCTGCTGGCGATGTTCCTCTCCAGCAAATGGACCCCGGTGCACAACTTCAAAGAAATCGTGATGACGCCCGATCAAATGGCGGCACTCGAAGCATCGTTCAGCCAAGAGATTGGTGGCCAAGGCCGAGCCTCGGGCGGCGAAGCGATGATGATGGGCTTCTACATCAATCACAATACTACGATCGGGCTCCGTTGTTTCGCCATGGGTTTGCTCCTGGGGATCGGCGGGCTGTTTGAAACGATCTTTAACAGTATCTATCTGGGGGCCGCGTTCGGTCACATGACCACGGTTCCGCAGGCCGATAACTTCTTTCAGTTTGTTACCGCCCATGGTCCGTTCGAACTGACCGCGATCGTGCTCTCGGCAGCGGCCGGCATGAGGCTTGGTTTCTCGATCGTATTCACTCGCGGGTACCGGCGTGTCGATTCGCTCATTCGCGCGGCGATCGAGAGCATTCCGATCATGATGCTGGCGGTCGTGATGTTCTTTCTGGCCGCGATCATCGAAGGGTTCCTGTCCCCCTCGCCGGCTCCGTACGCATTCAAGGCAGCGGTCGCGATGATTTCGAGCATGAGCATCATGTTCTACATCGTCGTGCTTGGTTACTCCTCCGAACCGCTCGAGGACGAACAGTAA
- a CDS encoding SDR family oxidoreductase, whose protein sequence is MMLSDEHLPLLITGVAGVAGYNALDYFSARYPGQVIGIRQEDNWRLQGLHVVACNAEDHAGLAKLFEQHQFRSVLNCAGNCALKACELDSRLAWRTNVEGLVNLLSHVVECQARLVHCSIDLVFSGDDPERDGHVETDRPDPVTVYGKTMVSAEQLVDDWYPQACVLRISLPMGVSFNGHAGAIDWIQSRFAGGRPATLYFDEIRTPTYTDCLNLLFEDLLTSDASGLYHAGGPVRLSLYEIAQVVNRVGGYNPDLLQGCPRLDAGPMPPRAGNVAMSSDRLADLVGYLPFDPWPLDPKWIPTDRNWHYDRTGEPGSPELLADILYRNPRRQPAIG, encoded by the coding sequence ATGATGCTATCCGACGAACACCTGCCGCTGCTGATTACCGGAGTAGCCGGAGTGGCTGGCTACAACGCGCTCGACTACTTCTCCGCCCGCTATCCCGGTCAGGTGATTGGGATCCGCCAGGAGGACAACTGGCGGCTGCAAGGTCTGCACGTGGTCGCCTGCAACGCGGAGGATCACGCAGGGCTGGCGAAGCTGTTCGAGCAGCATCAATTCCGCTCGGTCCTCAACTGCGCTGGCAACTGTGCGCTCAAAGCGTGCGAACTCGACTCGCGACTCGCCTGGCGCACGAATGTCGAAGGGCTGGTGAACCTGCTCTCGCACGTCGTCGAATGCCAGGCGCGGCTTGTGCATTGCTCGATCGACCTGGTCTTCTCGGGCGACGATCCCGAGCGCGATGGCCATGTCGAAACCGATCGCCCCGATCCGGTGACCGTGTATGGCAAGACCATGGTGAGCGCCGAGCAATTGGTCGACGACTGGTACCCTCAGGCGTGCGTGCTCCGCATCTCGCTACCGATGGGGGTGAGCTTCAACGGCCACGCCGGCGCGATCGATTGGATTCAGTCACGCTTCGCTGGTGGCCGGCCGGCGACGTTGTACTTCGACGAGATTCGTACGCCGACCTACACCGATTGCCTGAACTTGTTGTTCGAAGACTTGCTGACCAGCGACGCGTCGGGGCTGTATCACGCCGGGGGGCCGGTGCGGCTGAGCCTGTACGAGATCGCCCAGGTGGTGAATCGCGTAGGTGGTTACAATCCCGATCTGCTACAGGGATGTCCGCGACTCGACGCGGGGCCGATGCCGCCGCGGGCGGGCAACGTGGCGATGAGCTCCGATCGGCTGGCCGATCTGGTGGGGTACTTGCCATTCGACCCGTGGCCGCTCGACCCAAAATGGATTCCGACCGACCGCAACTGGCACTACGACCGCACCGGCGAGCCCGGCTCGCCAGAACTGCTGGCCGACATTTTGTACCGTAACCCTCGCCGGCAACCAGCCATAGGATAA